A window of the Citrus sinensis cultivar Valencia sweet orange chromosome 9, DVS_A1.0, whole genome shotgun sequence genome harbors these coding sequences:
- the LOC102629237 gene encoding cyclin-U4-1, protein MADHHHHHHLQLGTNIILEGHQEEAAVMPKLITVLSSLLQRVAESNDLSQRFHPQKISVFHGLTRPTISIHSYLERIFKYANCSPSCFVVAYVYLDRFAQKQTSLPINSFNVHRLLITSVLVSAKFMDDIYYNNAFYAKVGGVSTTEMNLLEVDFLFALGFQLNVTPAAFYTYCSYLQREMFLQSPLQLEEPLNVGRQLKQYHCCFSEDDCAHQKQLAV, encoded by the exons ATGgctgatcatcatcatcatcatcatcttcagcTTGGAACCAATATTATTCTTGAAGGTCATCAAGAAGAGGCGGCGGTGATGCCTAAACTCATAACAGTTCTATCATCTCTTCTTCAACGTGTCGCCGAGTCCAACGATTTAAGCCAACGGTTTCACCCGCAAAAGATCTCAGTCTTTCATGGCCTCACTCGCCCTACGATCTCCATTCATAGCTACCTTGAAAGGATCTTTAAGTATGCTAACTGTAGCCCTTCTTGCTTCGTCGTCGCCTATGTTTATCTTGATCGTTTTGCTCAGAAGCAGACTTCTTTGCCCATCAACTCTTTCAATGTTCATAGGTTGCTCATCACCAGCGTTTTGGTCTCTGCCAAGTTCATGGATGACAT ATACTACAACAATGCGTTCTATGCTAAAGTTGGAGGGGTCAGCACGACAGAGATGAATTTGCTTGAAGTGGactttttatttgctttggGCTTCCAATTAAATGTTACGCCCGCTGCTTTCTACACCTACTGCTCTTATCTCCAAAGAGAAATGTTTCTTCAATCTCCCCTGCAATTAGAAGAACCTCTCAACGTGGGCAGGCAACTTAAGCAGTACCATTGTTGTTTCAGTGAAGATGACTGTGCCCATCAAAAACAACTTGCTGTTTAA